The Verrucomicrobium spinosum DSM 4136 = JCM 18804 genome includes a region encoding these proteins:
- a CDS encoding DUF58 domain-containing protein produces MASAPSNVDLAALMRVRSLELRARLVMEGFWKGMHRSPLHGFSAEFSEYRQYVVGDDPRFIDWKVMARSDRSYVKKFEEETNLRCQLLLDASSSMAYGSAGFSKLDYAATLGATLGLFLKEQGDAAGLTVFDEKIRDHLPAQARSGQWHALLVNLQKAVSSPVAGGPRLPLRPLGEMIRRRALLVLMSDFLMPLNGLDQDLGLLGAMQHDVVVFHLMDPAELDFPFTEGAQFTDAETGRQLLLEPMTARASYLKRLNAHLEQLRGICARQGAEYRLIRTDTPLEKDLFDFLHARRHLAARHRAAPRRAA; encoded by the coding sequence ATGGCCTCCGCTCCTTCCAATGTTGATCTCGCCGCGCTCATGCGTGTCCGCTCCCTGGAACTGCGGGCGCGTCTGGTCATGGAGGGCTTCTGGAAGGGGATGCACCGGAGCCCGCTGCATGGATTCTCCGCGGAGTTCAGCGAGTATCGCCAGTACGTGGTGGGGGATGATCCCCGTTTCATTGACTGGAAGGTGATGGCGCGCAGCGACCGCTCCTATGTAAAGAAGTTCGAGGAGGAAACCAACCTGCGCTGCCAGCTCCTCCTGGATGCCAGCTCCTCCATGGCGTATGGCTCGGCCGGCTTCTCCAAGCTGGACTACGCCGCCACTCTGGGCGCGACGCTGGGACTCTTCCTCAAGGAGCAGGGCGATGCGGCGGGGCTGACAGTGTTTGATGAAAAGATCCGGGACCACCTGCCTGCCCAGGCTCGGTCTGGCCAGTGGCATGCCCTGCTGGTGAATCTGCAAAAGGCCGTCTCCTCCCCGGTGGCGGGTGGCCCCCGGCTGCCCCTGCGACCTCTCGGAGAAATGATCCGCCGTCGCGCGCTGCTGGTGCTGATGTCGGACTTTCTCATGCCGCTCAATGGGCTGGACCAGGACCTCGGCCTCCTGGGCGCCATGCAGCACGATGTGGTGGTGTTTCACCTCATGGATCCGGCTGAGCTGGACTTCCCCTTCACGGAGGGGGCGCAGTTCACGGATGCGGAGACGGGGCGGCAGTTGCTCCTCGAACCCATGACCGCACGGGCCTCGTACTTGAAGCGGCTCAACGCGCATCTGGAGCAGTTGCGGGGCATCTGTGCCCGGCAGGGGGCGGAGTACCGGCTGATTCGCACGGACACCCCGCTGGAGAAGGACCTCTTTGACTTCCTGCATGCCCGTCGCCATCTGGCGGCGCGCCACCGGGCCGCACCCCGAAGGGCCGCATGA
- a CDS encoding BatA domain-containing protein has product MNLLFPFFLIGMAAVAVPILLHFRRQPPQKSVPFSSLMFLEQTPVPPRTRRKLEDWLLLLLRCLALLLLALMFARPYFRTRGDMVATTGTTWCLLVDTSASMNRPGAVEEMKKRLSEATAILREQDHVMLATFDKEPRELLGFETWQSLPEGGRKAELQRLLDGVKPGWQSTDLGRALRYAAGRFQGQAVEGSRKQRIVLVSDLQEGSALEALHADSWPDKVTVTPLVVNAPWKDNFALSTASVMIEEEAAAVPGKGAAPTGGEGAIRVRVTSGREAAHEKFTLKWAEGRELVEASVPPGGSRIVRAPGRPDSTAAADGELHLSGDAVDFDNQLYVAKTRARELRIVCVGDRLSRTDTASPLFYLVRAFQPTATLKPVLVEKTHQDLGRVDLPGTAVVFAFGEGTEGSAAMLKDWVQAGGALVYVAQEGDKGGLLRAITGEVGWGFKESASGEALLQDLAFDHITLRAFAEAGVRDFNKVRFWKHRQLVRGESADAPAGKGQVLARFDDRVPAWMEWTAASGRLLYVGASWTGAESQFAVSSKFVPWLYGLLDWASGGTALGTVYTVGDSIPAAAGNWQGTVSVTGPDGKTALWDAAEEPTFSRTSVPGIYRFGTGEAAQSIAVNLAAAEGRLAPLPVERLTELGVTLEPSLSGRVSADAAAALVRREDALEEQRQKLWKAALLAALIVLLMETWLAGRREGKARNPEIQPA; this is encoded by the coding sequence ATGAACCTGTTGTTTCCATTCTTCCTGATCGGGATGGCAGCGGTGGCGGTGCCCATCCTGCTCCACTTTCGTCGGCAGCCTCCGCAGAAGTCGGTGCCCTTCAGCTCGCTGATGTTTCTGGAGCAGACGCCTGTGCCGCCGCGCACCCGGCGCAAGCTGGAGGACTGGCTCCTGCTCCTGCTGCGCTGTCTGGCATTGCTGCTGTTGGCGCTGATGTTCGCCCGGCCTTACTTCCGCACCCGGGGGGACATGGTGGCCACGACGGGCACCACCTGGTGTCTGCTGGTGGACACGAGTGCTTCCATGAACCGCCCGGGGGCGGTGGAGGAGATGAAGAAGCGTCTCAGCGAGGCGACGGCCATCCTGCGGGAGCAGGACCACGTCATGCTGGCCACCTTTGACAAGGAGCCCCGGGAGTTGCTGGGGTTTGAGACCTGGCAGAGTCTTCCGGAAGGCGGGCGCAAGGCTGAGCTGCAACGGCTGTTGGATGGCGTGAAGCCGGGCTGGCAGAGCACGGATCTGGGGCGGGCGCTGCGCTATGCCGCAGGCAGGTTCCAGGGGCAGGCGGTGGAGGGTTCCCGTAAACAACGGATCGTACTGGTGTCTGACCTTCAGGAGGGCTCGGCGCTGGAGGCACTCCATGCTGACAGCTGGCCGGATAAAGTCACCGTCACCCCGCTGGTGGTGAATGCACCTTGGAAAGACAACTTCGCCCTCTCCACCGCCTCGGTGATGATTGAGGAGGAAGCGGCTGCGGTGCCTGGGAAAGGGGCCGCTCCCACGGGTGGCGAGGGCGCGATTCGCGTACGGGTGACGAGTGGTCGCGAGGCCGCGCATGAAAAATTCACCCTGAAATGGGCAGAAGGAAGAGAGCTCGTTGAAGCGTCTGTGCCACCTGGGGGCTCCCGCATTGTCCGTGCGCCAGGCAGGCCCGATTCTACGGCGGCCGCAGATGGGGAGTTGCATCTGTCGGGGGATGCGGTGGATTTCGACAACCAACTGTATGTGGCCAAGACACGCGCCCGGGAGTTGCGGATTGTCTGTGTGGGAGATCGGCTGTCCCGTACGGATACGGCCTCCCCCTTGTTTTACCTGGTGCGGGCCTTCCAGCCAACGGCGACGCTGAAACCGGTGTTGGTGGAGAAGACCCACCAGGACCTGGGTCGCGTGGATCTGCCTGGTACGGCGGTGGTCTTTGCGTTCGGGGAGGGGACGGAGGGTTCTGCCGCCATGTTGAAGGACTGGGTACAGGCCGGTGGCGCGCTGGTGTATGTGGCTCAGGAGGGGGACAAGGGCGGTCTGCTGCGGGCGATCACGGGCGAGGTCGGATGGGGGTTCAAGGAATCAGCCTCCGGCGAGGCTTTGCTCCAGGATCTGGCGTTTGATCACATCACTCTGCGGGCGTTTGCAGAAGCAGGCGTGCGTGACTTCAACAAGGTCCGGTTTTGGAAACATCGCCAGTTGGTGCGTGGAGAGTCTGCCGATGCACCTGCAGGCAAAGGGCAGGTGCTGGCACGCTTTGATGACCGGGTGCCCGCTTGGATGGAGTGGACGGCTGCAAGCGGGCGCCTGCTCTACGTTGGAGCCAGCTGGACTGGGGCGGAGAGCCAGTTCGCCGTCTCCTCCAAGTTTGTGCCCTGGCTGTATGGCTTGCTGGACTGGGCATCGGGAGGCACTGCGCTGGGCACGGTGTACACCGTAGGGGATAGCATTCCCGCTGCCGCAGGCAACTGGCAGGGCACCGTGTCTGTGACCGGGCCGGACGGGAAAACCGCGCTGTGGGATGCAGCCGAGGAACCCACCTTCAGCAGGACCAGTGTGCCAGGGATCTATCGCTTCGGCACGGGGGAGGCGGCCCAGTCTATCGCGGTGAATCTGGCAGCCGCGGAAGGGCGTCTGGCCCCCCTGCCAGTGGAGCGCCTGACGGAGCTGGGCGTGACTTTGGAGCCCTCCCTAAGTGGTCGCGTGAGTGCCGATGCGGCCGCCGCGCTGGTGCGCCGGGAGGATGCGCTGGAGGAGCAGCGCCAAAAGCTCTGGAAGGCCGCCCTGCTGGCGGCCCTCATCGTATTGTTGATGGAGACCTGGCTGGCGGGCCGGCGTGAAGGGAAAGCCCGCAACCCTGAAATACAACCCGCATGA
- a CDS encoding DUF4175 family protein, which produces MKTPSVPHLLARRFEPLIEAERTVRGYKFLAAMCAVAVAALALFWLGLLPLPELRGSSRVMVPLAVYAGFVLCAAGGWWWISRRPVDLLELARGIEEEHPELQAALLTALEKPDDVALSRYLHEKVVKDAVRHGIAHDWMGKRRRQQVLWWKSLGMISLLVLVGMQALMLLPGLRPTPVVALAPPEVPAGTPAAKFEVEVRPGDVEVERGTRLVVEARFKGGVPLNAAVVVSTDAAGEQELQRVPMKAGVEASAFGGVITKVEKDCFYRVAYGEQSSPAFRITTYVHPELVQSDAVITPPAYSGQPVKDVKKTQNVTALEGSQVKFRIKVNKPVAQAELYGEDKKSVPLVPAKDDPLVLEGTMTPEATQKYRLHLVDAQERSNKQPPWFKVNILSDQPPKVEIVFPKRDLAVSPIQEMPLEVKVWDDLGVRRAGAVFMLGDQEREVLLAGDKLEGKKHHELKTLMEMEALKAEPRQLLSYYVWAEDAAPGGQIRRTQSDMFFAEVRHFEDIFREGEPPPGGEGGEGGGSPATKLGKLQKEVLNATWKVVRTAGTGKKFDQLEKDMGVLHESQDIARQQAEEAIGEAEDEEVKAALTDAHKAMQEAVKTLHQGIEKKDLQANTTALTPERRALEALNRAQSREHRVMRNQQQQSSGASSQSEERQLMQLELKQQEKRYEEEKAAGEEKTAAQQENLQVLARLKELARRQEALAEKIKEVENQLQQAKTEGQKQELEQQLKRLQEEQEQLLKDLDDLKERMDRPENQANMAQEREQLDQAREQVREAADQLAQQQTGSAASAATKAQENLEKVRDEFRERTARRFAEEMKQLKQETADLASQQEKLAEQIAGQAAPQDQNKGKGRESKDQVDELKERLQANQVSRQAETQRESLEKLMEQMRQLSEQAEPSEPLLSTALHDAMRKAHSAGIEDALGEARDQVQYGRMADAQAQERKAAKGIEDLKQSVDKAAESVLGSETESLRMARAELDKLLEEASRDANRGEPAPQKEGLAQGEAKQAEGNNSKTAQAGKAGEQAGQKEGDGTSTGKEQEKGQPGQGKGQEESKEPSKEGGTAQAQPGEQGKQPGAGQQPGDQPGQGQEKGGQPGQGQPQGEGQGKGQQMTANEQGEGQGQGQQPGQRPSQTPGQGQQPGQGKGQQGQQGQNPGQGQMAGTEGSQGQGQGQGQGQGQRAGQPGQVAEGSPRGGNRRGGGAAGGGGGESTAGDSGGGGDEWFFDQPEELANDSAITGANYEGWADRLRRVEEALSSQELREQAARVQDNARNLRVDSRRNDLPPQSDQVRMQIVQPLAELRDRVMEELARKESANPLAPLDRDPVPHRFREQVRRYYTELGGGN; this is translated from the coding sequence ATGAAAACGCCCTCTGTCCCCCACTTGCTCGCCAGGCGGTTCGAACCTCTCATCGAGGCGGAGCGCACGGTTCGTGGGTACAAGTTTCTGGCTGCGATGTGTGCTGTCGCGGTGGCGGCCCTGGCGCTTTTCTGGCTGGGGTTGCTGCCCCTGCCGGAGCTGCGCGGCTCCAGCCGCGTGATGGTGCCGCTCGCCGTGTACGCGGGGTTTGTGCTCTGCGCCGCCGGCGGTTGGTGGTGGATTTCCCGCCGCCCCGTGGACTTGCTGGAACTGGCGCGGGGGATCGAGGAAGAACATCCCGAGCTGCAGGCCGCGCTGCTCACGGCGCTGGAGAAGCCGGACGATGTGGCGCTTTCCCGCTATCTGCATGAGAAGGTGGTGAAGGATGCAGTGCGGCATGGGATCGCGCACGACTGGATGGGCAAACGCCGCCGCCAGCAGGTGCTGTGGTGGAAGAGTCTGGGCATGATCTCCCTGCTGGTGCTGGTAGGGATGCAGGCATTGATGCTGCTGCCCGGACTGCGCCCCACCCCTGTGGTGGCGCTGGCGCCGCCTGAAGTTCCCGCCGGGACCCCGGCGGCCAAGTTCGAGGTGGAGGTGCGCCCGGGCGATGTGGAGGTGGAGCGTGGGACGCGCCTGGTGGTGGAAGCCCGCTTCAAGGGCGGCGTGCCTTTAAATGCGGCCGTCGTGGTGAGCACGGATGCCGCTGGCGAACAGGAACTCCAGCGTGTGCCGATGAAGGCGGGAGTTGAAGCCTCGGCCTTCGGTGGAGTGATCACCAAGGTGGAGAAGGACTGCTTCTACCGGGTGGCCTATGGAGAGCAGTCGTCCCCCGCGTTTCGCATCACCACCTATGTTCACCCCGAGCTGGTGCAGTCGGATGCGGTCATCACGCCGCCAGCCTACTCGGGCCAGCCGGTGAAGGATGTGAAAAAGACGCAAAACGTCACCGCACTGGAAGGCTCCCAGGTGAAGTTTCGCATCAAGGTGAACAAGCCTGTGGCCCAGGCAGAGCTCTATGGCGAAGACAAGAAGAGTGTGCCCTTGGTGCCTGCGAAGGATGATCCCCTGGTGCTGGAAGGCACGATGACGCCCGAAGCGACCCAGAAGTACCGGTTGCATCTGGTGGATGCTCAGGAACGCTCCAACAAGCAGCCGCCATGGTTCAAGGTAAATATTCTGTCCGACCAGCCGCCGAAGGTGGAGATCGTCTTCCCGAAGCGGGATCTGGCGGTTTCACCCATTCAGGAAATGCCGCTTGAGGTGAAGGTGTGGGACGATCTGGGCGTGCGTCGTGCCGGGGCAGTTTTCATGCTCGGGGACCAGGAGCGCGAGGTGCTGCTGGCGGGTGACAAGCTGGAGGGCAAGAAGCACCACGAGCTCAAGACCTTGATGGAGATGGAGGCGTTAAAGGCCGAGCCGCGGCAGTTGCTCTCCTACTATGTGTGGGCAGAAGACGCGGCCCCAGGCGGCCAGATACGGCGCACGCAGAGTGACATGTTCTTTGCCGAGGTACGGCACTTTGAAGACATCTTCCGTGAAGGGGAGCCTCCCCCAGGAGGAGAGGGGGGCGAAGGCGGCGGCTCGCCCGCCACCAAGCTGGGCAAGCTGCAGAAGGAGGTGCTCAATGCCACCTGGAAGGTGGTCCGGACCGCAGGCACGGGGAAGAAATTTGACCAGCTGGAGAAGGACATGGGCGTGCTCCATGAATCCCAGGATATTGCGCGTCAGCAGGCGGAGGAGGCCATTGGCGAGGCGGAGGACGAGGAAGTGAAGGCGGCTCTGACGGATGCCCACAAGGCCATGCAGGAGGCGGTGAAGACGCTGCACCAGGGCATTGAGAAGAAGGATCTCCAGGCCAATACGACGGCCCTGACTCCGGAGCGTCGGGCTCTGGAGGCTTTGAATCGCGCGCAGAGCCGGGAGCATCGCGTGATGCGCAATCAACAGCAGCAGTCCTCGGGTGCCTCCAGCCAGTCGGAGGAGCGCCAGTTGATGCAGCTTGAACTCAAGCAGCAGGAGAAGCGGTACGAGGAAGAAAAAGCAGCGGGTGAGGAGAAGACCGCAGCGCAGCAGGAAAATCTGCAAGTGCTGGCCCGTCTGAAGGAACTGGCCCGGCGGCAGGAGGCGCTGGCGGAGAAAATCAAGGAGGTGGAGAATCAACTCCAGCAGGCCAAGACCGAGGGGCAGAAGCAGGAACTGGAACAGCAGCTCAAGCGGTTGCAGGAAGAACAAGAACAGCTCCTCAAGGATCTGGATGACCTGAAGGAACGCATGGACCGCCCTGAGAACCAGGCCAACATGGCCCAGGAGCGGGAGCAACTGGACCAGGCCCGCGAACAGGTGCGGGAGGCGGCTGATCAACTGGCGCAACAACAGACTGGCAGTGCCGCCAGTGCGGCCACCAAGGCCCAGGAAAATCTTGAGAAGGTGCGCGATGAATTTCGTGAGCGCACGGCCCGCCGGTTCGCGGAGGAGATGAAACAACTCAAGCAGGAAACGGCGGACCTCGCCAGCCAGCAGGAAAAACTGGCGGAGCAGATTGCCGGGCAGGCTGCTCCCCAGGACCAGAACAAGGGGAAAGGCAGGGAGTCCAAAGATCAGGTGGATGAGCTCAAGGAACGTCTCCAGGCCAACCAGGTGTCGAGGCAGGCCGAGACCCAGCGGGAATCTCTGGAGAAGCTGATGGAGCAGATGCGCCAGTTGAGCGAGCAGGCGGAGCCTTCCGAGCCTCTCCTTTCCACCGCGTTACATGATGCCATGCGCAAGGCCCACTCAGCGGGCATTGAGGACGCCCTGGGCGAGGCCCGTGACCAGGTGCAGTATGGGCGCATGGCCGATGCTCAGGCTCAAGAGCGCAAGGCCGCCAAAGGCATCGAGGACCTGAAACAAAGCGTGGACAAGGCCGCTGAAAGCGTGCTGGGCAGTGAGACCGAATCCCTGAGGATGGCCCGCGCAGAACTGGACAAGCTGCTGGAAGAAGCCTCCCGTGATGCCAACCGGGGCGAACCGGCGCCACAGAAGGAAGGCCTGGCTCAGGGCGAAGCGAAGCAGGCGGAAGGAAATAACTCGAAGACAGCCCAGGCGGGGAAGGCCGGGGAGCAAGCCGGCCAGAAAGAAGGGGATGGCACCTCTACCGGCAAGGAGCAGGAGAAAGGTCAGCCCGGCCAGGGGAAGGGCCAGGAAGAATCCAAGGAGCCCTCGAAAGAAGGTGGCACGGCGCAGGCCCAGCCCGGTGAGCAGGGCAAGCAGCCAGGGGCTGGCCAACAACCTGGAGATCAGCCAGGGCAGGGGCAAGAGAAAGGTGGCCAGCCAGGGCAGGGGCAGCCGCAGGGTGAGGGTCAGGGCAAGGGGCAGCAAATGACGGCTAATGAGCAAGGAGAGGGGCAGGGCCAGGGCCAGCAGCCCGGCCAACGACCAAGTCAAACTCCCGGTCAAGGGCAACAACCAGGTCAGGGCAAGGGGCAGCAAGGTCAACAGGGGCAGAATCCCGGACAGGGACAAATGGCCGGAACTGAAGGCAGCCAGGGTCAAGGACAAGGGCAGGGCCAAGGCCAAGGTCAGCGTGCCGGTCAGCCCGGGCAGGTGGCGGAGGGATCGCCACGCGGTGGCAACCGCCGGGGAGGCGGTGCTGCGGGTGGCGGGGGAGGTGAGTCCACGGCTGGCGATTCCGGCGGTGGTGGTGACGAGTGGTTTTTTGACCAGCCGGAAGAACTGGCCAACGACAGCGCGATCACGGGTGCCAACTACGAAGGCTGGGCCGATCGTTTGCGCCGTGTCGAGGAGGCTCTTTCCTCCCAGGAGCTGCGCGAGCAGGCGGCCCGGGTGCAGGACAATGCCCGCAATTTGAGAGTGGACTCCCGCCGCAACGATCTGCCTCCGCAGAGCGATCAGGTGCGCATGCAGATTGTTCAGCCGCTGGCCGAGCTGCGGGACCGGGTGATGGAGGAGCTGGCCCGCAAGGAGTCCGCCAATCCGCTGGCTCCGCTGGACCGGGATCCGGTGCCGCACCGCTTTCGCGAGCAGGTGCGCCGTTATTACACTGAACTCGGGGGAGGCAATTGA
- a CDS encoding AGE family epimerase/isomerase: MSTPTLADPAHRVHLRELYRRTLTQDVLPFWLNHGLDHEHGGIITSLDRDGSILDTDKSIWFQGRAAWMFATLYHSLEPRQEWLDAAISCVGFLDRYGYSASDRGKMYFTTTRDGQPLRMRRYAFSESFAAIAHAALARATGSDASASAAKSDFASYLHHAFEPGAVTPKVNPETRPMIGIGPLMIGIATAQELRANLGDQSISGRTLSEWIDHFIGTIESLFFKPDLAVLMETVAPDGSIIDHFDGRTLNPGHAIECAWFILHEGRLRNHQTRVQLGLQILDCMWERGWDEEHGGLFYFRDLRRLPVQEYWHDMKFWWPHCEAMIATLMAWQATGEPRYARWHQKVHDWSFANFPDAEHGEWYGYLHRDGTPSVRLKGNLWKGPFHLPRMLWLCGELLGNLSTDNEPTPE; this comes from the coding sequence ATGAGCACCCCCACCCTGGCTGACCCGGCTCATCGGGTGCACCTCCGCGAGCTCTATCGACGGACCTTGACTCAAGATGTTCTGCCTTTCTGGCTGAACCACGGTCTCGATCATGAACATGGAGGCATCATCACCTCCCTGGATCGAGACGGCAGCATCCTGGACACGGACAAGAGCATCTGGTTCCAGGGCCGGGCCGCCTGGATGTTCGCGACGTTGTATCATTCCCTCGAACCTCGTCAGGAATGGCTCGATGCGGCGATCTCCTGCGTGGGCTTTCTGGACCGTTACGGCTACAGCGCCAGCGACCGGGGCAAGATGTACTTCACGACCACGCGGGATGGCCAACCGCTCCGCATGCGCCGCTACGCCTTCAGCGAGTCGTTCGCCGCCATCGCCCACGCCGCTCTGGCCCGCGCCACCGGCAGCGACGCCTCGGCCTCCGCCGCAAAGAGTGACTTCGCCAGCTACCTGCACCATGCTTTTGAGCCCGGCGCGGTCACGCCCAAGGTCAATCCCGAGACTCGTCCCATGATCGGCATCGGCCCGCTCATGATCGGCATCGCCACCGCGCAGGAGTTGCGGGCGAATCTGGGGGATCAGTCAATCTCCGGCCGTACGCTTTCAGAATGGATCGATCACTTCATTGGCACGATTGAGAGTCTGTTCTTCAAGCCGGATCTTGCGGTATTGATGGAAACGGTCGCTCCGGATGGCAGCATCATCGATCACTTTGACGGCCGCACGCTGAACCCCGGTCATGCCATCGAGTGCGCCTGGTTTATCCTGCATGAAGGCCGCCTGCGAAATCACCAAACGCGCGTGCAACTGGGGCTCCAGATTTTGGACTGCATGTGGGAACGCGGTTGGGACGAGGAACACGGCGGCCTCTTCTATTTCCGCGATCTGCGCAGACTGCCGGTGCAGGAGTACTGGCACGACATGAAATTCTGGTGGCCCCATTGCGAGGCGATGATCGCCACCCTGATGGCATGGCAGGCAACAGGAGAGCCCAGATACGCCCGCTGGCACCAGAAGGTGCATGACTGGAGCTTCGCCAACTTTCCCGATGCTGAGCATGGTGAGTGGTATGGCTACCTGCACCGGGATGGCACGCCGTCAGTGCGGCTGAAGGGGAATTTGTGGAAAGGGCCGTTTCATCTGCCGCGGATGCTGTGGTTGTGCGGGGAGCTGTTGGGGAATTTAAGTACCGACAATGAACCGACGCCGGAGTGA
- a CDS encoding sialidase family protein — MQRSIDAADPDHIDVFTKGESGYGGIRIPALLVTQKGTLLAFAEGRRTLGDQSANDIILKRSTDGGSTWTPLQLVQDDGDHSLNNPVPVQDARTGRVFVMFQRYPAGLSEFNKGLQTGVTGEAVVKNLLTTSMDDGATWSAPQDVTAATKRAEKVTTLASGPGIGIQLRAGAHAGRLVIPFNEGPAGQWNVYAVYSDDGGKTWQMGNNAPGATAPNAKGQMVSRVNEVQMAELSDGSVMLNTRDEHRTSDCRKAAVSRDGGATWSDVYEVPQLRAPPCAASLLRYDAAHLLYSGPDSAKQRHRGTVHVSKDDGKTWSTKRLLEPGWFAYSILARLPDGRVGCLYETGEKGAYEVIRLARFELGWITAAPAP; from the coding sequence ATGCAGAGAAGTATAGACGCTGCGGATCCGGATCACATTGACGTCTTTACGAAGGGTGAAAGCGGGTACGGCGGCATTCGCATCCCCGCCCTGCTGGTCACGCAAAAGGGCACGCTGCTGGCATTTGCCGAAGGCAGGCGAACCTTGGGCGATCAGTCGGCCAATGACATCATCCTCAAGCGCAGCACCGATGGCGGCTCGACTTGGACGCCCCTGCAGTTGGTGCAGGATGACGGCGATCATTCGTTGAACAATCCCGTGCCGGTGCAGGATGCCCGGACCGGGCGGGTGTTCGTCATGTTCCAGCGCTATCCAGCGGGACTCTCCGAATTCAACAAGGGGCTGCAAACCGGGGTCACGGGCGAGGCGGTGGTGAAAAACCTGCTCACGACCTCTATGGATGACGGAGCCACCTGGTCTGCACCGCAGGACGTCACCGCCGCCACGAAACGCGCTGAAAAGGTCACGACTCTGGCCAGCGGACCGGGCATCGGCATCCAGCTCAGGGCGGGGGCTCACGCCGGGCGGCTTGTCATCCCATTCAATGAAGGCCCCGCTGGTCAGTGGAACGTGTATGCGGTGTACAGTGACGATGGCGGGAAAACCTGGCAGATGGGCAACAACGCGCCGGGAGCCACCGCCCCCAACGCCAAGGGACAAATGGTGAGCCGCGTCAACGAAGTGCAGATGGCAGAGTTGTCTGATGGCAGCGTCATGCTCAACACGCGAGATGAGCACCGCACCTCCGACTGCCGGAAAGCAGCGGTCAGCCGGGATGGCGGAGCGACCTGGTCTGATGTGTATGAAGTGCCGCAGCTCCGCGCCCCTCCATGTGCCGCGTCCCTCCTCCGTTATGATGCCGCGCACCTCCTCTACTCCGGACCTGACAGCGCCAAACAACGTCACCGGGGCACTGTGCATGTGAGCAAGGACGACGGAAAGACCTGGTCCACAAAGAGGCTCCTCGAACCCGGATGGTTTGCGTATTCCATCCTCGCCCGGCTGCCTGACGGCCGGGTGGGCTGCCTCTATGAGACGGGCGAGAAAGGCGCCTACGAAGTCATCCGGCTCGCGAGATTTGAGTTGGGCTGGATCACCGCAGCCCCCGCGCCATGA
- a CDS encoding IS630-like element ISVsp12 family transposase produces MIKIDLCSEDLEAIAEELDDPEIDLRTRHRLMTVRLHHLKVPHQAIAQALSLCEDTVTNYLKLYRDGGLAGLLEDRYYRPTSSVAPWLEHIAKSFEQDPVATSGEGAARIEQISGIRLSDAQARRIMIGLGLKFRKTAAVPGGADVQLQFEFLHEELLPRLDEAQQGRRRVFFVDAAHFVLGSFLGMIWSFTRIFVPSASGRQRYNVLGAVETRDHDFVSIRTTDSINEQVVCDLITKIYETYGNEPITLVMDNARYQRSRLVGEVAEGLGIELLYLPPYSPNLNLIERVWRLVKTRCLRNKYFESFALFRAAIDEYLDSLSEANRRYLQSLVTENFQLFEIPNS; encoded by the coding sequence ATGATCAAGATTGATTTGTGCAGCGAAGACCTTGAAGCTATTGCCGAAGAACTCGACGATCCAGAGATTGACCTGCGGACCCGCCACCGGTTGATGACGGTGCGGCTGCATCATCTCAAGGTCCCACATCAGGCCATTGCCCAGGCGCTCAGCCTCTGCGAGGACACCGTCACCAACTATCTCAAGCTCTACCGTGATGGCGGGTTGGCCGGGCTCTTGGAGGACCGCTATTACAGGCCCACCAGCAGTGTTGCTCCATGGCTGGAGCACATTGCCAAGTCTTTTGAGCAAGATCCGGTCGCCACCTCAGGTGAAGGTGCTGCCAGAATCGAGCAAATCAGCGGCATCCGGCTCTCCGACGCCCAGGCCAGGAGGATCATGATCGGCTTGGGCTTGAAGTTTCGCAAGACCGCCGCGGTGCCCGGGGGAGCAGATGTGCAACTGCAATTTGAGTTCCTTCATGAAGAGTTGCTGCCCCGCCTGGACGAGGCTCAGCAGGGGCGAAGGCGGGTTTTTTTCGTTGATGCCGCCCATTTTGTGCTGGGTTCGTTTTTGGGCATGATCTGGTCTTTCACCCGGATCTTCGTACCCAGCGCCAGTGGGCGGCAACGTTACAACGTGCTGGGAGCCGTGGAGACCCGCGATCATGATTTTGTCAGCATTCGCACCACGGACTCGATCAATGAGCAGGTGGTGTGTGACTTGATCACCAAGATATACGAAACCTATGGAAACGAGCCCATAACCCTGGTGATGGACAACGCTCGGTATCAAAGAAGCCGGCTGGTGGGGGAGGTGGCTGAAGGGCTTGGCATAGAGCTACTCTACCTGCCACCCTACTCACCGAATTTGAATCTTATCGAGCGGGTGTGGCGACTGGTGAAGACTCGATGCTTGAGAAACAAGTACTTTGAGAGCTTTGCGCTCTTCAGGGCGGCAATCGATGAGTATCTTGACTCACTGAGCGAAGCCAATCGCAGATATCTGCAATCCTTGGTAACTGAAAACTTCCAGCTCTTTGAAATCCCGAATTCTTAA